A DNA window from Brassica napus cultivar Da-Ae chromosome C1, Da-Ae, whole genome shotgun sequence contains the following coding sequences:
- the LOC106433070 gene encoding FT-interacting protein 7 — protein MADTVLRKLIVEICNARNLMPKDGQGTASAYAIVDFDGQRRRTKTKFRDLNPQWDEKLEFFVHDVATMGEEILEINLCNDKKTGKRSTFLGKVKIAGNAFAAAGSETLVYYPLEKRSVFSQIKGEIGLKAYYVDESIPAAAAATEEKPAAEGQAAPAAEEKAGEKEKEKTEEGKKEAEAAKTEEKPKEEAKPEAKPEVKPKEEAKPEEKKPDAAAPPATADTKTNPPKAAAAAAPPPPAVPQKTETVKQKEIEIKPENLNRQDLIGADLDLPSLTRDQNRGGGYDLVDRMPFLYIRVAKAKRANNDGSSPIYAKLVIGTTGVKTRCQTGKDWDQVFAFEKESLNSSSLEVSVWSEEKVEKEDKTVTTTESCLGTVSFDLQEVPKRVPPDSPLAPQWYTLESEKSPGNDVMLAVWLGTQADEAFQEAWQSDSGGLIPETRSKVYLSPKLWYLRLTVIQTQDLQLGSGPEPKAKNPTTELYVKAQLGPQVFKTARTSIGPSASSSGSGNPTWNEDLVFVASEPFEPFLIVNVEDITNGQSIGQTKIHMGSVERRNDDRTEPKSRWFNLAGDEKKPYSGRIHVKVCLEGGYHVLDEAAHVTSDVRPSAKQLAKPPIGLLEVGVRGATNLLPVKTRDGTRGTTDAYVVAKYGPKWVRTRTILDRFNPRWNEQYTWDVYDPCTVLTIGVFDNGRYKRDEAGKQGRDLRVGKIRIRLSTLDMNRVYLNSYTLTVVLPSGAKKMGEIEIAVRFSCPSWLSIIQAYVTPMLPRMHYVRPLGPAQQDILRHTAMRIVTARLARSEPPLGQEVVQYMLDTDNHVWSMRRSKANWFRVITFLSRAATIARWVHGIRTWVHPPTTVLVHLLLVAIVLCPHLVLPTVFMYAFLILALRFRCRGRFKVSSVDTRLSCVDSVAPDELDEEFDGFPATRPPEVVRIRYDRLRALAGRAQTLLGDVAAQGERIEALFNWKDPRATCIFVVFCLFASFLFYIVPFKIFVLGFGFYYIRHPRFRDDMPSVPANFFRRLPSMSDQIL, from the coding sequence ATGGCGGACACTGTCCTAAGGAAGCTGATCGTAGAGATCTGCAACGCGAGGAACCTAATGCCGAAAGACGGCCAAGGAACGGCGAGCGCCTACGCGATCGTCGACTTCGACGGCCAGCGACGGAGGACGAAGACCAAGTTCCGAGATCTGAATCCCCAGTGGGACGAGAAGCTCGAGTTCTTCGTACACGACGTGGCGACCATGGGGGAGGAGATTCTCGAGATCAATCTGTGCAACGACAAGAAGACGGGGAAGCGGAGCACGTTTCTCGGGAAAGTCAAGATCGCCGGAAACGCGTTCGCCGCGGCGGGGTCCGAGACTCTTGTCTATTACCCCCTCGAGAAGAGGAGCGTCTTCTCTCAGATCAAAGGCGAGATCGGTTTAAAGGCTTATTATGTTGACGAGAGTATaccggcggcggcggcggcgacgGAGGAGAAGCCTGCGGCGGAGGGTCAGGCTGCTCCGGCGGCGGAAGAGAAGGCgggggagaaggagaaggagaaaacaGAGGAGGGGAAGAAAGAAGCAGAGGCGGCGAAAACAGAGGAGAAACCCAAGGAAGAAGCTAAACCGGAGGCTAAACCGGAGGTTAAACCGAAGGAGGAAGCCAAACCGGAGGAGAAGAAACCAGACGCAGCAGCTCCGCCGGCTACGGCGGACACAAAAACAAATCCTCCGAAAGCCGCCGCCGCAgcagctcctcctcctccggctgTACCGCAGAAGACAGAGACGGTGAAGCAAAAAGAGATAGAAATTAAACCGGAGAATCTAAACCGGCAAGACTTAATCGGAGCGGATCTTGATCTCCCTTCTCTAACCAGAGATCAGAACCGTGGTGGCGGTTACGATCTCGTCGATCGAATGCCGTTTCTATACATCCGCGTAGCCAAGGCGAAGCGAGCTAACAACGACGGGAGCAGTCCGATCTACGCCAAGCTCGTGATCGGTACAACCGGTGTGAAAACCAGATGCCAAACCGGTAAAGATTGGGACCAAGTGTTTGCCTTCGAGAAAGAGAGCTTAAACTCGAGCTCCTTGGAAGTTTCGGTTTGGTCGGAAGAGAAAGTCGAGAAGGAAGACAAAACGGTTACAACAACGGAGAGTTGTCTTGGAACGGTGTCGTTTGATCTTCAAGAGGTTCCCAAGAGAGTGCCTCCGGATAGTCCTTTGGCTCCTCAATGGTACACTTTGGAGTCTGAGAAGTCTCCTGGGAATGACGTCATGCTCGCTGTTTGGCTCGGGACTCAAGCTGATGAAGCGTTTCAAGAGGCTTGGCAGTCGGACTCCGGCGGGTTGATACCGGAGACCCGGTCCAAGGTTTACTTATCTCCGAAGCTTTGGTATTTAAGGCTAACGGTTATACAAACCCAAGACTTGCAGCTAGGTTCGGGTCCCGAACCTAAAGCGAAGAACCCCACCACTGAGTTGTATGTGAAAGCTCAGCTTGGACCTCAAGTCTTCAAAACGGCTAGGACTTCGATCGGACCGTCAGCTTCCTCGTCTGGATCCGGTAACCCGACTTGGAACGAGGATCTTGTTTTCGTAGCTTCTGAGCCGTTTGAGCCGTTCTTGATAGTGAATGTGGAAGATATAACGAATGGTCAGTCAATTGGTCAGACCAAGATTCACATGGGGAGCGTCGAGAGGAGAAATGATGACCGGACCGAACCGAAATCGAGGTGGTTTAATCTCGCCGGGGACGAGAAGAAACCATACTCTGGAAGAATCCATGTGAAGGTTTGCCTTGAGGGTGGGTATCATGTGTTGGATGAAGCAGCTCATGTGACGAGTGATGTTAGACCTTCCGCTAAGCAGCTAGCCAAGCCACCTATTGGTTTGTTGGAAGTGGGTGTCCGTGGAGCTACTAATTTACTTCCGGTGAAAACCAGAGACGGTACGCGTGGTACTACTGATGCTTATGTGGTTGCAAAGTATGGACCGAAATGGGTTCGGACTCGTACCATCCTAGACCGGTTTAATCCGCGGTGGAACGAGCAGTACACATGGGATGTTTATGATCCGTGCACGGTCCTAACCATTGGAGTTTTCGACAACGGACGATACAAACGCGACGAAGCTGGGAAACAAGGTAGAGACTTAAGGGTTGGGAAAATCCGCATACGTCTCTCTACTCTCGACATGAACCGCGTCTACCTAAACTCCTACACCTTAACCGTAGTACTACCGAGCGGAGCCAAGAAGATGGGAGAGATAGAAATTGCTGTTCGGTTTTCTTGTCCGTCTTGGCTAAGCATTATTCAAGCTTATGTCACGCCAATGCTACCTAGGATGCACTACGTCCGCCCCCTCGGCCCGGCTCAACAAGACATTCTCCGTCACACGGCTATGCGTATTGTAACTGCTCGCCTCGCCCGGTCTGAGCCGCCTTTGGGTCAAGAGGTGGTTCAGTACATGCTTGACACGGACAATCATGTGTGGAGCATGAGGAGAAGCAAAGCGAATTGGTTCCGTGTCATCACGTTCTTGTCACGTGCCGCTACTATAGCCCGTTGGGTTCACGGGATTCGAACTTGGGTCCACCCACCAACCACCGTGCTAGTTCACTTGCTTCTCGTGGCCATCGTCTTGTGTCCGCATTTAGTTCTACCAACTGTTTTCATGTACGCGTTCTTGATCCTTGCCTTGAGGTTCCGTTGCCGTGGCAGATTCAAAGTCAGTAGCGTTGACACTCGTCTTTCCTGCGTTGACTCTGTTGCACCCGACGAGCTAGACGAGGAGTTTGACGGTTTCCCGGCGACTAGACCACCTGAGGTTGTCCGCATCAGGTATGACCGGTTAAGGGCATTAGCCGGTCGAGCACAGACTTTACTAGGTGATGTGGCGGCTCAAGGAGAGCGTATTGAGGCGCTTTTCAACTGGAAGGACCCACGCGCCACATGTATATTTGTGGTGTTCTGTCTTTTCGCGTCGTTCTTGTTCTACATTGTGCCCTTCAAGATCTTCGTTTTGGGGTTTGGTTTTTACTACATCCGACACCCGAGGTTCAGGGACGATATGCCTTCAGTTCCGGCCAACTTTTTCCGTCGACTTCCTTCTATGTCTGATCAGATCCTGTGA
- the LOC106433084 gene encoding peroxidase 57 → MKIANFSILLLAFFIFPITFAQLRVGFYDNSCPNAETIVQNLVSDEFESDPTITAALLRMHFHDCFVGGCDGSILLNSTDSERFVGPNLSVRGFELIDEIKAELEAQCPSNVSCADIMALATRDSVALAGGPSYNIPTGRRDGLRTNANGVFNLIGPTASVAAFLSFFGDKDMNTLDAVALLGAHTVGVGSCDLFQDRLVNFNGTGLPDPSMDSDLVANLTTICEASENPSTGLDRSTPLTFDNAFFGQIRVRRGVLQLDQRLATDEATSSVVAQYAADNDLFKRQFAIAMVKMGAVDVFTGEDGEIRTNCWAFNNN, encoded by the exons ATGAAGATTGCAAACTTTTCCATTCTACTTTtagctttctttatttttcctaTCACGTTTGCTCAACTACGAGTAGGGTTTTATGACAACTCATGCCCTAATGCAGAAACTATAGTTCAAAATCTTGTGAGCGATGAGTTCGAAAGTGACCCCACGATCACGGCCGCTTTGCTTCGCATGCATTTTCACGATTGCTTTGTTGGG GGTTGCGACGGTTCTATCCTCTTAAACTCAACAGATTCAGAAAGATTCGTCGGTCCAAACTTGAGCGTGAGAGGGTTTGAGCTGATCGACGAGATCAAGGCCGAGCTTGAGGCTCAGTGTCCCTCCAACGTCTCATGTGCCGACATAATGGCTCTTGCCACCCGTGACTCTGTGGCCTTAGCTGGAGGTCCGAGCTACAACATTCCCACTGGGCGACGTGATGGGTTGAGAACAAATGCGAACGGCGTGTTCAACCTTATCGGACCAACCGCCTCCGTGGCTGCGTTTCTCAGCTTCTTTGGGGACAAAGATATGAACACGTTGGATGCGGTGGCTCTTTTGGGTGCACACACGGTTGGAGTGGGATCTTGTGATCTATTCCAGGACCGCCTTGTGAATTTTAATGGAACCGGACTGCCTGATCCGTCCATGGACTCCGATTTGGTTGCAAA TTTAACCACCATATGTGAGGCCTCAGAGAACCCATCAACAGGACTTGACCGGTCAACGCCATTGACTTTCGATAATGCATTCTTCGGACAAATCCGAGTAAGGAGAGGAGTTTTGCAACTTGACCAGCGCCTCGCAACCGATGAAGCCACTTCTAGTGTGGTGGCTCAATACGCAGCAGACAACGACTTATTCAAACGCCAGTTTGCGATCGCGATGGTGAAAATGGGAGCCGTTGATGTCTTTACAGGCGAAGACGGTGAGATCAGAACGAATTGTTGGGCGTTCAATAACAACTAA